One Phycisphaeraceae bacterium genomic window carries:
- a CDS encoding SCO family protein yields MRARARDIQAFGTPNAGARRRSLAAAAIAMGLLASASLAQTGTYRGVTPGEYNRGVNRMPEAMEGIDVFENRGGYVPLDALVIDSDGRRATLGEYFDGKRPVVLNLVYFECPMLCGLTLADATRAVRESRWEIGKDYRVLTISFDHTNTIAQAAGKKAEYAGAVRREGVNDGWSFFVTTEKDARAIADSVGFTYKRLPNGEFSHPSVQIVLTPEGQISTYLYGLYNKEGASFNRTQLELSLQTASGGQLGGIFAKLAMFCYVHTEDGYALSAYRVMQVAGAGTVVLLSGFVGVMFLWERRKRDARARSEAIVTTAHA; encoded by the coding sequence TTGCGAGCACGCGCCCGCGACATCCAGGCATTCGGAACGCCGAACGCCGGTGCGCGCCGTCGATCGCTCGCAGCCGCAGCGATCGCGATGGGCCTGCTCGCTTCAGCGTCACTCGCGCAGACCGGCACCTACCGCGGCGTCACGCCGGGCGAGTACAACCGCGGCGTCAACCGAATGCCCGAGGCCATGGAAGGCATCGATGTCTTCGAGAACCGGGGGGGCTACGTCCCCCTCGACGCGCTCGTCATCGACTCCGACGGCCGACGCGCCACCCTGGGCGAGTACTTCGACGGCAAGCGCCCCGTCGTGCTCAACCTCGTCTACTTCGAGTGCCCCATGCTCTGCGGGCTCACCCTCGCCGACGCCACCCGCGCCGTGCGCGAGTCCCGCTGGGAGATCGGCAAGGACTACCGCGTCCTGACCATCAGCTTCGACCACACCAACACGATCGCCCAGGCCGCCGGCAAGAAGGCCGAGTACGCCGGCGCGGTCCGGCGCGAAGGCGTCAACGACGGCTGGTCCTTCTTCGTGACCACCGAGAAGGACGCACGCGCCATCGCCGACAGCGTCGGCTTCACCTACAAGCGACTCCCCAACGGAGAGTTCTCGCACCCCTCCGTTCAGATCGTCCTCACGCCCGAGGGACAGATCTCGACCTACCTCTACGGCCTCTACAACAAAGAAGGCGCGAGCTTCAATCGGACCCAGCTCGAGCTCTCGCTCCAGACCGCGTCCGGCGGACAACTCGGCGGCATCTTCGCCAAACTCGCGATGTTCTGCTACGTCCACACCGAGGACGGCTACGCGCTCAGCGCCTACCGCGTGATGCAGGTCGCCGGCGCCGGCACCGTCGTCCTGCTCTCCGGCTTCGTCGGCGTGATGTTCCTCTGGGAGCGACGCAAGCGCGACGCGCGAGCACGCTCCGAAGCCATCGTCACCACAGCCCACGCGTGA
- the coxB gene encoding cytochrome c oxidase subunit II, whose product MLNAPRLASLGALLASIAAPAFGATRDQAYGEVSWITRMFFPSRGTAISRDVDAVMFFIFWVSVFFFVLLMGLTVYFAVRYRRRNGVPQQRSVGHNTTLEVTWSVIPTLLMAVMFVWGFRLYLDMHAVPANAETIHVNAKKWAWDFEYDDGATSRELTDPIVGVQYPIIAVPLNTPVRFLMHSQDVIHSLYIPAFRKKIDVFPNRYTVFSFTAKEPGDYQLFCTEYCGDGHSQMMALIRVMPPAQYMSWRAEQASTDDIPLNELGKTLRLTKGCAQCHSIDGAANVGPTWLNAFGETRQFTDGTSAVIDENYIRESILYPGVKIAAGYANQMPSYAGQLKEREIRAFIAYMAELSAKGQDALRQMMDEDEAGREQPADGEPQAMAAPVAPASAD is encoded by the coding sequence ATGCTCAACGCACCCAGACTCGCGTCCCTCGGCGCGCTGCTCGCCTCGATCGCCGCTCCCGCATTCGGCGCGACGCGCGACCAGGCCTACGGCGAGGTGAGTTGGATCACCCGCATGTTCTTCCCCTCGAGAGGCACCGCCATCTCGCGCGACGTCGACGCGGTGATGTTCTTCATCTTCTGGGTCAGCGTCTTCTTCTTCGTCCTGCTCATGGGCCTCACCGTCTACTTCGCGGTCCGGTACCGCCGACGCAACGGCGTCCCCCAGCAGCGCAGCGTCGGACACAACACCACGCTCGAGGTCACCTGGTCGGTCATCCCGACCCTCCTCATGGCGGTCATGTTCGTCTGGGGCTTCCGACTCTACCTCGACATGCACGCCGTCCCCGCCAACGCCGAGACCATCCACGTCAACGCCAAGAAGTGGGCATGGGACTTCGAGTACGACGACGGCGCCACCAGCCGCGAACTCACCGATCCCATCGTCGGCGTCCAGTACCCCATCATCGCCGTCCCGCTCAACACCCCCGTCCGCTTCCTCATGCACTCGCAGGACGTCATCCACTCCCTCTACATCCCCGCGTTCCGCAAGAAAATCGACGTCTTCCCCAACCGCTACACCGTGTTCTCCTTCACCGCCAAGGAGCCCGGCGACTACCAACTCTTCTGCACCGAGTATTGCGGCGACGGCCACTCCCAGATGATGGCGCTCATCCGCGTCATGCCCCCGGCCCAGTACATGTCGTGGCGCGCCGAGCAGGCCAGCACCGACGACATCCCCCTCAACGAACTCGGCAAGACCCTCCGGCTCACCAAGGGCTGCGCGCAGTGCCACAGCATCGACGGCGCCGCCAACGTCGGGCCGACCTGGCTCAACGCCTTCGGCGAGACCCGCCAGTTCACCGACGGCACCTCCGCCGTCATCGACGAAAACTACATCCGCGAGTCGATCCTCTACCCCGGCGTCAAGATCGCCGCCGGCTACGCCAACCAGATGCCCTCATACGCCGGCCAGCTGAAGGAGCGCGAGATCCGCGCGTTCATCGCCTACATGGCCGAGCTCTCCGCCAAGGGCCAGGACGCCCTCCGACAAATGATGGACGAGGACGAGGCCGGGCGCGAGCAGCCAGCCGATGGCGAGCCCCAGGCCATGGCAGCCCCCGTCGCGCCCGCATCCGCCGACTGA